attattctatgtttgtGTGTTTCCTTCCTTAAGtgtttatattataatttgttttcttcagaggcaGAGACTAATTCCGAAGTGCAGCAGATTTCTACGAAACTGAGAGTTTTTGTTGAAAGATCTGACACCGAAAGATGGATGAATGAGGGTTCCCATGACttcattttgagagaaatctgtgactctgatatgaagataaacaaaaatttaaagagtGAATGTGAATTTGATGACCGTTCAGAGAAATTCAGTCAATGTTCAGTCCTAAATCAGTTTATGAATGTGACCTCAGGAAATGACTATTGTCAGGATAGTCAATACAGCAAATGCTTTCCTGAAGAAGTAGGACTTTTTCAGTGGAATGAGAAACCCTCTGAAAAGCCTATGTCTCAAGGTAACCTAGGAGGAATGGCCTTTAGCTACAGTCTAGACTTCATTAGACATCCAAAAAGTACATGGGTAGAGATGGTTTCTGTGAAGGAAGATGTTGAGAAACCTTTCAGTCAAAACTCTGATCTTGCCGCACATCAAATAATCGAATCagaagagaaaccttataaatgtaaacaatgtggaaaagctttcaaaCGAAGGGGTTCTCTTGTAGTACATCAtagaatccactctggagagaaaccttatcaatgtaaacactgtggaaaggctttcacacagaggagtCATCTTGTTGCACATCAAAGCgcccacactggagagaaaccttatgaatgtaaacactgtggaaaggctttcacagagaggGGATCTCTCACTAGACATCaaaaaatccacactggagagaaaccttatggatGTAAACAGTGCGGAAAGGCTTTCATGCAGAGTCGctatcttgctgcacatcagagaatccatactggagagaaaccttatgaatgtaaacaatgtggaaaggctttcatagAGAGAAGATCTCtagctaaacatcagagaatccacactggagagaagccttatgaatgtaaacaatgtggaaaaacTTTTACATATAACAGCTCTCTTGCTACACATCAGCTAATCCACAGTGGAAtgaaaccatatgaatgtaaacactgtggaaaggcttttacagagAGAAGATCTgttgctatacatcagagaatccacactggagagaaaccttatgaatgtaaacagtgtggaaaggctttcatagAGAGAGGAACTCtcactaaacatcagagaatccacactggagaaaaaccttttgtatgtaaacagtgtggaaaggctttcacataTAGAGGGTCTCTCGctaaacatcaaaaaatccatactggagagaaaccttatgaatgtaaacaatgtcaAAAGGCCTTCAGAGAAAGAGGATCTcttactaaacatcagagaatccacactggagagaaactaaATGAATTTAAACCGGAtggaaaggctttcccacatAGCAGATCTCTTGCTACACATCAACTAATTCACACTGGAAAGAaaacttatgaatgtaaacagtgtggaaagacattcacacgAAGGGGCTCTCTTGTAGTACATCAtagaatccactctggagagaaaccttatgaatgtaaacactgtggaaaggctttcacacagagaaGTCATCTTGTTgcacatcagagcatccacactggagagaagccttatgaatgtaaacagtgtggaaagacttttccACGTAGCAGCTCTCTTGCTACACATCAGctaatccacactggggagaaaccttatgaatgtaaacactgtggaaaggctttcacacagaggagtCATCTGGCTGCACATCAGggcatccacactggagagaatcGTCATGAATGTGAATTGTGTGGAAAGGCTTTTCCATATAACAGATCCCTTGCTACACATCAGctaatccacactggagagaaactttatgaatgtaaacaatgtgtaAAGATTTAAACAAAAGGGCTCTCTTGTATATCATAGAATCCATTCTGGAGTGAAACCTTAGGAATGTAAATACTgaaaaggctttcacacagagaaGAATGGAAGTTAGATATTGGTAATTATTTGTGGAAAAGGTGGAATAGCTGGGACTGCTGTCCTGTCATTTGAACAACAACATTTTGTTTGGAATTTGACCAGGAGAAATGGTTGGAGGAAGGATATGACCAACTGACGTCTGGAGTCTCTTGactttggagacagaaaggagaggacttttgagacagaaggaaagaagaacaaagtctagctctctgatttctctgctgtgatatagtgactgaacttccagatctATCAGCCCATTTTCCTaaactgaactatattccaccatcctccaagcTAAGACTTGTTCTATTATTAGGGAAACTTcaaaccctctttcctttcatttccctatctttcctttcttccccaatgAACCCCTTatttaatcttagagaagagaaagagtattttatttgagacatcttaaactcaccTAGAGTTGATTTAGAAAGAcccaacagaagaagaaattggaaGGGAGGAATAAGGGATGAAAGGGAGAGTCAAGGGAGCAAGGAAGTAGATTAATAGCCCTGgtttttagttatcatttatctttcaaataatcccttattacaatttggcaccctgaACTGACCAAATTCACAATCGTGAATAGATTCTATAAGGGGAaagcagaaaaagacaaaaaatacttAAGGAATTTATCTTTGGGGTGATAGTACTAGCAGCTATTGCAGGATATTGGATATACAATATCCTGTATAGTACAATGACAAATATGATTTTAGATTCAGTGGGATATAACTAACATTATAACTTTCATAGTGAACATGCCTTTTCAAAAAGATACAATACTCTGGCAAATACTGACACATCTACATTGCTGTTTTGGCTTCAATACAAACTATTACCTACATGAAGAATATTTATAGGTGTGTAATTCCTAAAGCTACAGCACAGATCATGGGAGTGGATACTAATTTGGAAACACTGGTTAAGATCATGTTTGAGGAATTCTTAAAGGTAAAAGGGCTAGATCCGATAAGTATAAGGGAAATGTTCAGGCAGACAATGCACCTaaggatgaagaaagaaaggCCAGGAAAACAAAGTTCGGTGCACAGGACAAGGACAAGGACACCAAGGCAAAGAATGAGGCTAAAAAAATATATCCACTTAAAAACATTACCAAGATATCTGATACAGCTGGAGTGTTAATtccatgaagaaaatattttcaaatttaatatcTGAGTCCCATGGAATGCATAAGAAacaaaaatgtgtttcttgtatcTTTGAACCCAGTTTTGAGGATGTGCAATTTCTTCTGGCATAACATTTTAGCCCCCATTAGCATCGCCAATTTATTGATAAAACTAGATCAGAAAGCACTCTGACAAGCTGACCAACAGAGGAGTAAAAGGAGGACTTTGATTTCTCTAATCATATTAGCATGACCTATAAGGAAATGCAAGGAGGACTTGCTCCAAGCCCTTAAAATGTGTTGCTCAAAACCAAACTGCTTGAGGAAAATTTGATAGGATGGTGCAAGACAAAGGAGAACATCCAGCttcatttattgattgccttTCTGAAACAGCTGAAggtaaaatgagaatagaaaCAGAGAGGAATCTGTGGCCCATGTTAGGAGACAATTTTTGAAAGGTGGCACAGCACAACTCAGGAAtttcttcaaacattattttccaTGATAGAACATAGAGATACTGCATCATACATTTTTGGAAGTCACATGGAGCCAACTAGACAGGTGACAGATTTACatcagaaattgaaagaatctcagaaaaatttaaaagacaaggaaattgaagaaattaagaatttgaATACTATTTGATCATACCCTAAACTTGTTTATCACCCTAGGAAAGTACAGAGAAAGACCAGGCAATATTTTTTCTGCCATAAAACTGGACACCTAGTCAAAGACTTCTTCATACTTCATACTTCAAGAAGTATGAGgccaataacaataaaaacactagaaaaatataataagcatAAGTCCATGTTGTAATCACTGTTTGCTAAAATCAAGTCGACAAGCAGCAATTCTTCAGGAAATGAGAGATACTCTGAATGCAGGGACTTTGTCCAAATATGCAGACatggttaggagagaattatgaagcaAGAACTATGGTGTATTTGGTTTGCTGCAGggaaatagagaaatgcaaaataaacaggctcttataaaacaaaagagaaaacagaacagaGACAATGAAAAGTTGATGCAAGAAATTGAATCTGTGAGTGTTGAGAAGTGCAAACTAAATGACAGGCAGAGACAAGTAAAAGAACTTTATGAAGAAGTTAAAAACATTTCTGAAATAAAAACTGACATGGGAGACTTCGAGAGAAACTATAGTAACCACTCATGAAAAAAGTAGGAATCAAGTCAAAATGTACTTGGAAAACTTTTTCAATGCAGATTAggcacagggattgaattttgtaCAAGAAAAAGTCAGAAGAAATCACATAAACTGAAACAGGAGTTAGTGAAATattcagagaaacaaaatttcaattccatgCAGCAAAAAGACTGTAACACAAAATGACTGAGACCAAAGCACAAATTTACTATTACCAATGAGGTTGTTGTTAATGGAGCTGTAAATGATTTGGAGACACTCACAGATTTGCACAAAAACCCACAAGACAcagttaattcttcaaatagctaCATGGCACAgatctctttggggaaaaaaaaaaaccatctagtttgaatccagaagctaaaAGTTTCCATGCTACAATAACTAATTTAGAAAATACAAAGTTTAATGAAAATGAAtctgaaattacatttgaaaataataatcctaATCAAAATAATGGAggtgaaataataattaaaattgaagGAATGAATAGAATGCAAAACTTAGCAACTGATGGAACAGCCATGGATTCAAATGACAGACTTGAAACCAACATTCCAAATGGAGGGGGGAGGTCTGGCCAAGTAAAATTATATGAGATTAACCATAGCtttgatttaaattaattttccaatGAAGTAAAGGATATAGTGCAATCAAACTTAGATGAAGATCTCATTGGAAATGCCTTAAATCAAGAAGATTTAACTAGTTAAACCATACAGCTGGCAGAAGGTAGCAAAGAAGTGCAGAGTGATTCAATAACAATAAATACCATGGCTACACAAAAgacagaaccatatgtatggattaaagtgggaaagaaaaacgAGAAAGCTCTCTtagatactggtgcttcaaaatcagTCCTAAAAACAGGTCCAGGGGATACCAATATAGGGAGTGTGATTTCTGAAGCTGGAgctacaaaacaaatacaacagGTCCTTGAGCTCAAAAGCACTATGGTCAAATTGGGTTCTCTCACCATAGATCATACTTTCCTATTAATTTCCTCATGTCTAGATAGCCTTTTAGGATGGGATTTTTTGTGTAACATCCAAACAACTTTGCAATGTGAAAGATCTGGGAGAATTTACTTGCATTTACTTAATAATTCACTAAAACACTATACATTGTTATACCTAGAATAACTAGAAGAACCCgagaaaattcaaattttaacatctatgtattgtgaactttagattactccaccctacttagtctaacaaaaacaggaatgtctacacccatacttaaggattaagtattgaggaggatggcctatgacagacatgtgctagcaaatgccaaatcagaaacaactgagagaccactgggctgtcctaagtcaaacttaagctaccattggtacatgtaagatgtAGGGAAGTGATGTAAatactgtctatatatttcatgtcactttctctctctggcctctttggtgctggagaggtggctggcgaaGCGTGCTGAGTGTTTCAGCATCTTGGGTGGTGtctgctattgtctgggtttagtggtgagttttccttgataccatactggaaaAACCCTAGGAACCTAGTtaaggtgaggcatcttctctgagctctcttggagttaaggctgattctttcctcctttatctcCAAACTCCATCCTCTTagaaaaagcctctaatcttcaaagacctcatggtggaggccaggtgggagaaatcctatatctttctccctctcttctccttaattctttccctctatattaattaaaccaccataaatttccaagctgacataggtattttatttggggtattccctggcgaccaaaattaatttagattaggtcacaaccctaaaattatgaATGGTATGATGAGGACCcccaaatttctgtgaaatctcttccctttctctctattaCTTCCTGATGTCAGCTTTTAAGCAGTTTGAAACACAGCTGCAAGATTAAGTgaggataaaatatattttttttctttcttttctcctgaatttgaattgaacacaaccattttttttaaacctaaaagtgGCAGGCCTAGGGAAGCTGCTTACATACGAAtcccctttcccttagggaacaaacaacccaattagacAACCTTCACTGAATGTACTGCCTAGATTAGGCCTTGTCCTGCTCTCCACGTGTCTTGTCAGGCCCGCTaggaaaataactacaaaataaatatatctacatacatacatatatatatatatatatatatacatatatatatatatatatatatatatatatatatatatatatatatatgaatactacattctctgacatttatatggcagttgaaaaattagggacattaaagatttcagaatacctccaatttcttatgttattaggTCATTTCACttttatactcctaaatactgTGATAAGAAATGCTAACTTGAAAAAATTTGAAGTTGAAATgcagaaaaacacacaaaaatctgaagctaaaatgcAGGGAACCAagcaaaaatctgaagctaaactacaggaaaacaaaaatatttgaagctaaaattcagAAGAACATGCAAacccaattggataatttaaatgcttcttttaaaggatcaattggcaaatactgaccccaccaaaaacaggtccgaacctgacaaacctgtttctgaacctctaaatgaggaaattccctcccccgaaatggagatggaaaacccCTTTCTTATAGCTCAGCTAAGAGACTTGTtttctcatggtctgcaaatcctGACTGAgcttaatccccaagacccttcaATGGAAACC
This sequence is a window from Monodelphis domestica isolate mMonDom1 chromosome 3, mMonDom1.pri, whole genome shotgun sequence. Protein-coding genes within it:
- the LOC100024553 gene encoding zinc finger protein 345-like isoform X1, whose amino-acid sequence is MNCCRKMAENLHHIKKIQNVLWGSLTFKDVAVEFTQDEWCLLDHSQKELYLEVMLENAQNLLSVGLPVPREYCASYFQQGKAPWLLELKGPRSSFPEAETNSEVQQISTKLRVFVERSDTERWMNEGSHDFILREICDSDMKINKNLKSECEFDDRSEKFSQCSVLNQFMNVTSGNDYCQDSQYSKCFPEEVGLFQWNEKPSEKPMSQGNLGGMAFSYSLDFIRHPKSTWVEMVSVKEDVEKPFSQNSDLAAHQIIESEEKPYKCKQCGKAFKRRGSLVVHHRIHSGEKPYQCKHCGKAFTQRSHLVAHQSAHTGEKPYECKHCGKAFTERGSLTRHQKIHTGEKPYGCKQCGKAFMQSRYLAAHQRIHTGEKPYECKQCGKAFIERRSLAKHQRIHTGEKPYECKQCGKTFTYNSSLATHQLIHSGMKPYECKHCGKAFTERRSVAIHQRIHTGEKPYECKQCGKAFIERGTLTKHQRIHTGEKPFVCKQCGKAFTYRGSLAKHQKIHTGEKPYECKQCQKAFRERGSLTKHQRIHTGEKLNEFKPDGKAFPHSRSLATHQLIHTGKKTYECKQCGKTFTRRGSLVVHHRIHSGEKPYECKHCGKAFTQRSHLVAHQSIHTGEKPYECKQCGKTFPRSSSLATHQLIHTGEKPYECKHCGKAFTQRSHLAAHQGIHTGENRHECELCGKAFPYNRSLATHQLIHTGEKLYECKQCVKI
- the LOC100024553 gene encoding zinc finger protein 345-like isoform X2; this encodes MNCCRKMAENLHHIKKIQNGSLTFKDVAVEFTQDEWCLLDHSQKELYLEVMLENAQNLLSVGLPVPREYCASYFQQGKAPWLLELKGPRSSFPEAETNSEVQQISTKLRVFVERSDTERWMNEGSHDFILREICDSDMKINKNLKSECEFDDRSEKFSQCSVLNQFMNVTSGNDYCQDSQYSKCFPEEVGLFQWNEKPSEKPMSQGNLGGMAFSYSLDFIRHPKSTWVEMVSVKEDVEKPFSQNSDLAAHQIIESEEKPYKCKQCGKAFKRRGSLVVHHRIHSGEKPYQCKHCGKAFTQRSHLVAHQSAHTGEKPYECKHCGKAFTERGSLTRHQKIHTGEKPYGCKQCGKAFMQSRYLAAHQRIHTGEKPYECKQCGKAFIERRSLAKHQRIHTGEKPYECKQCGKTFTYNSSLATHQLIHSGMKPYECKHCGKAFTERRSVAIHQRIHTGEKPYECKQCGKAFIERGTLTKHQRIHTGEKPFVCKQCGKAFTYRGSLAKHQKIHTGEKPYECKQCQKAFRERGSLTKHQRIHTGEKLNEFKPDGKAFPHSRSLATHQLIHTGKKTYECKQCGKTFTRRGSLVVHHRIHSGEKPYECKHCGKAFTQRSHLVAHQSIHTGEKPYECKQCGKTFPRSSSLATHQLIHTGEKPYECKHCGKAFTQRSHLAAHQGIHTGENRHECELCGKAFPYNRSLATHQLIHTGEKLYECKQCVKI